ACCATGGCGAAAATGAAAACAAGACAAACGGTTACCAACAGGTTTTTTCTCATGGTACTGATCCTCCCTTATTTTTTAAAAAACAGTTGTGGTGGAGTCTATGAATAATTGAATCGGGATGAAACTTGGAAAGCCTGCTCATCCCAGAATGGGGACAAGCAGGCGCCGATACAGATAAGTGAGTAACAGAATATGGCAAGGCAGAAAAAACATATGTACAGTGAAATTATCCATCGATATCGAACAAATTCCCGTATGACTCCAAGTTGAGCGAGGATTATTGTATTTTACTTTGTGTGTCAAGAAATATTTCCCGACTGTGTCTGGCCCCTCTCCTTCAACTTCTCCAGTTCCTTCCGATAGCGTTCCGCCTCAACCTTGGCGGCTTCCGCGTCTTCCCGGGCTTTGCGGACGGCCATTGCCTGCCGTTCCTGTTTCCGATCAAGTCTGTTCTGCAGATCACCGAAGCCGATACAGGCGACTAAAACACCTCCGGCAAGAAGCAGAAACGGGATTCCCCCCTCTCAACAGGACAAGAAAATCGTCGAACCACAACACGAAGCCAAGCAAACCCAGAATGGTGGAAATAATCCCCCCGACGAACCAAGCCATGATTTTACCTCAGCGTGCTTGGTTGCGAGATTTGTATCTCGTAAATAACCGCAGATTCAGAGATAATTTTTTAGAACAGGTAGCACAGTTGAAGGCCCTTTGCAATATCAATCCTTTGTTTAATCTCGGGAGATGATTGATGAAATGCGTGGATGGATCAGAAAAAAGACTTGATTAAAACGAAATGTTCAACTACGATGCGCCAGTTTGTTCGATCCGGAAAAAAAGCGGACACTTCACCCAAGAAAAGCGACCCAAAGAGGATATTCGGATGATTGAGCCTGATTTTAAAAAAGGAAACGGGCTGGTGCCTGTAGTTGTCCAGGATGATGAAACAGGCGACGTGCTGATGCTTGCCTATATGAACCGGGAAGCCTGGCTTAAAACCTTGGAGTCGGGAAAAGCGACCTTCTGGAGCCGGTCCCGAAATTCCTTGTGGCTAAAGGGAGAAACATCGGGTCATGTCCAGATTGTCAAATCCGTCTATATTGATTGTGACGATGACACGATTCTTCTTCGCGTGAATCAGATCGGTGGGGCTGCCTGCCATACCGGTTATCGTTCCTGCTTTTACCGGAGGATAGTCGGCGGCGATATGGAAATCATCGGGGAACCTGTCTTTGACCCGGGAGATGTATACAAATGAATAATCATGTACTAAGGATTGGTCTTCCCAAGGGAAGTTTGGAGCAAAATACGATCGACCTCTTCAAAAGGGCAGGTTGGCATATTTCTTACGACAGTCGGAGTTATTTCCCCGATATTGACGACGATGAAATGAATTGTACTCTGGTGAGGGCTCAAGAGATGTCCCGTTACGTCGAGGACGGAAATATTGATCTGGGGTTGACGGGGCGTGATTGGATTCTGGAGAATGAGTCGGATGTGGTTCTGGTGCAGGATCTGATTTATTCCAAAGTATCGGCCCGGCCGGCTCGGTGGGTGCTGGTGGTACGCCAGGATTCACCGATTCGTACGCTGGAGGACATGCAGGGTAAGCGCATATCGACTGAACTGGTCAATTTCACGAAAAAATATTTTTCCGAGCGGAAGATTGATGTTCATGTTGAATTTTCCTGGGGTGCGACGGAAGCAAAGGTCGTGGAGGGACTTGTTGACGCCATCGTGGAAGTGACGGAAACGGGTTCAACGATCCGGGCCAATAAGTTACGTATCGTTCAGGAGATGATGACGACCAATACCCAGCTGATTGCGAACCATACTGCCTGGAACGATCCCTGGAAACGACAAAAAATTGAGCAGATTCGATCTCTTTTGAACGGATCCTTGCAGGCCATGGGAAAAGTTGGGGTGAAGATGAACGTGGAGAAAGAAAATCTGGGCAGGGTCATTCTGTTGCTGCCGTCATTAAAGGCCCCGACCATTTCCGGTCTCTATTCGGAGGAATGGTATGCTGTGGAAACGATCGTTGATCAGAATGTGGTCAGAGATTTGATTCCCCTTCTACAGGAAGCTGGCGCGGAAGGAATCATTGAATATCCTCTGAACAAAGTCATCTAGTGGTGAACATATGAAAAGAAAAGGAGAGATCTACCGAAAAACCGCGGAAACGGAGATCAATTTATCCGTAAACCTGGATGGGAAGGGGGAGGCTGATCTGATTTCATCAGTTCCTTTTCTTGATCATATGTTGAATCTGCTCGCCCATCACGGCGGCTTGGATATGTTCGTTCGGAGCCAGGGTGATACACAGATCGATGATCATCATTTGGTGGAGGATCTCGGCATTTGTCTGGGGGAAGCCGTGAAACAAGCTCTTCGGGATAAGAGTGATATCAAGCGTTACGGATCCGCCCTGATACCGATGGATGAGACCTTGTGCAACGCGGCGATTGATATCTCGGGGCGGCCTTACCTGGTTTACCATAGCGCATTGAAAGACCGAAAGATCGGGGGGTTTGATTCATCCCTTCTCCGGGAGTTTTTCAAAGCCTTTACGGACCACGCGGGTGTCACATTGCACATCAACGTCTTGTATGGTAGAAATAC
The Deltaproteobacteria bacterium DNA segment above includes these coding regions:
- the hisI gene encoding phosphoribosyl-AMP cyclohydrolase, with translation MIEPDFKKGNGLVPVVVQDDETGDVLMLAYMNREAWLKTLESGKATFWSRSRNSLWLKGETSGHVQIVKSVYIDCDDDTILLRVNQIGGAACHTGYRSCFYRRIVGGDMEIIGEPVFDPGDVYK
- a CDS encoding ATP phosphoribosyltransferase; protein product: MNNHVLRIGLPKGSLEQNTIDLFKRAGWHISYDSRSYFPDIDDDEMNCTLVRAQEMSRYVEDGNIDLGLTGRDWILENESDVVLVQDLIYSKVSARPARWVLVVRQDSPIRTLEDMQGKRISTELVNFTKKYFSERKIDVHVEFSWGATEAKVVEGLVDAIVEVTETGSTIRANKLRIVQEMMTTNTQLIANHTAWNDPWKRQKIEQIRSLLNGSLQAMGKVGVKMNVEKENLGRVILLLPSLKAPTISGLYSEEWYAVETIVDQNVVRDLIPLLQEAGAEGIIEYPLNKVI
- the hisB gene encoding imidazoleglycerol-phosphate dehydratase HisB: MKRKGEIYRKTAETEINLSVNLDGKGEADLISSVPFLDHMLNLLAHHGGLDMFVRSQGDTQIDDHHLVEDLGICLGEAVKQALRDKSDIKRYGSALIPMDETLCNAAIDISGRPYLVYHSALKDRKIGGFDSSLLREFFKAFTDHAGVTLHINVLYGRNTHHIAEAIFKAFAHAFKEAVARGHSQKGVLSTKGRLD